In a single window of the Planctomycetia bacterium genome:
- a CDS encoding NAD-dependent epimerase/dehydratase family protein — translation MQTMNLVTGGTGLLGSHIVEQLRKRGRPVRALVRPTADTTWLRSQGVELVEGDLSDMASVLKACDGVQCIYHAAARVGDWGPWPDFVKVTIEGSKNLFEAAERAGVPRLIHVSSISVYGHVNQKGLVLDETAPLGQKLFKWSYYTRAKVIVEEDLWRRHNAGGKVKYSVIRPSWLYGPRDRATIARLVAMIRNRKAKLLGSGDNRLNVVYAGNVAEGCILAADNPSAVGQAYNCSNDGELTQRQYFNLIAKAIGEPPVTKRVPFKVAYRAAFLMECFGHLFKTKKPPLVTRYAVWLMGRDTFFSAEKARKELGWTSTVGYEEGIPMTIRWYEENRTGRAATGGRAISSSPPVREMAHT, via the coding sequence ATACAAACCATGAATCTCGTCACCGGCGGAACCGGCCTACTGGGCAGCCATATCGTCGAGCAGCTTCGCAAACGCGGACGGCCCGTGCGCGCCCTGGTCCGGCCCACCGCCGACACCACCTGGCTTCGCAGCCAGGGCGTCGAGCTTGTCGAAGGCGACCTTTCCGACATGGCGTCCGTCCTCAAGGCCTGCGACGGCGTCCAATGCATCTATCACGCCGCGGCCCGCGTCGGCGACTGGGGACCCTGGCCCGACTTCGTGAAGGTGACCATCGAAGGATCGAAAAACCTCTTCGAAGCCGCTGAGCGAGCCGGCGTCCCCCGGCTGATTCACGTCAGCTCAATCAGCGTCTATGGCCACGTCAACCAGAAGGGCCTCGTCCTCGATGAGACCGCCCCCCTGGGGCAAAAGCTCTTTAAGTGGTCCTACTACACCCGGGCAAAGGTCATCGTCGAGGAGGACCTCTGGCGACGTCACAATGCCGGTGGAAAAGTGAAGTATTCCGTCATCCGCCCGAGCTGGCTCTACGGGCCTCGCGATCGCGCAACGATCGCGCGGCTGGTGGCGATGATCCGAAATCGCAAGGCGAAGCTGCTCGGCAGCGGCGATAACCGCCTCAACGTCGTCTACGCCGGAAACGTCGCCGAAGGTTGCATTCTCGCCGCGGATAATCCCAGCGCCGTTGGCCAGGCCTACAACTGCAGCAACGACGGCGAGCTGACCCAGCGACAATATTTCAACCTCATCGCCAAGGCGATCGGCGAACCCCCGGTCACAAAGCGCGTGCCGTTCAAAGTGGCCTATCGCGCCGCCTTTCTCATGGAGTGCTTCGGTCACCTCTTCAAGACCAAGAAACCCCCGCTCGTCACGCGATACGCTGTCTGGCTCATGGGCCGCGATACCTTCTTCTCCGCCGAAAAGGCGCGCAAAGAATTGGGATGGACCTCAACCGTCGGCTACGAAGAGGGCATCCCCATGACCATTCGCTGGTACGAGGAAAACCGGACCGGCCGCGCAGCCACAGGCGGACGCGCAATCAGCAGTTCACCTCCGGTTCGCGAAATGGCCCATACATAA